The Pasteurella multocida genome contains a region encoding:
- the oadA gene encoding sodium-extruding oxaloacetate decarboxylase subunit alpha, producing the protein MTTQNKKIAITDVVLRDAHQSLFATRMRLDDMLPIAHELDQIGYWSLEAWGGATFDACIRFLGEDPWVRLRELKQAMPNTPLQMLLRGQNLLGYRHYADDVVDRFVERSVKNGMSVFRVFDAMNDPRNMKQALQAVKRNGGHAQGTLSYTTSPVHNLETWLEITEQLLEIGVDSVVIKDMSGILTPVEAYKLVSEIKKRYDVQLHLHCHATTGMAEMALLKAVEAGIDGIDTSISSMSGTYGHPSTEALVATLQGTQYDTGLDIHKLEHIAAYFREVRKKYAKFEGQLRGSDSRILVAQVPGGMLTNLESQLKQQNASDKLDEVLKEIPRVREDLGFIPLVTPTSQIVGTQAVINVLMGERYKTIAKETAGILKGEYGRTPAPVNAELQAKVLDGGQPITDRPADHIAPEMEKLATEIKQQAKEKGIKLAENEIDDVLIVALFPQIGWKFLENRGNPDAFEPAPTLETAKPAEKPAAPVAKTPVSGPAVYTVELEGKSFVVKVTDGGEVGEIAPAAQTAPQPAPASTSGTPVSAPMSGNIWKVVAKEGQKVAEGDVLLILEAMKMETEIRASQAGTVQSIHVKAGDTVAVGDTLMTLS; encoded by the coding sequence ATGACTACTCAAAACAAAAAAATTGCCATTACTGATGTTGTGTTACGTGACGCTCATCAATCTCTCTTTGCCACGCGTATGCGCCTTGATGACATGTTGCCTATTGCACATGAGTTAGATCAAATTGGCTATTGGTCGCTTGAAGCCTGGGGGGGCGCGACTTTTGATGCGTGTATTCGTTTTTTAGGGGAAGATCCTTGGGTACGTTTACGTGAATTAAAACAAGCCATGCCAAATACGCCGTTACAAATGCTGTTGCGCGGTCAAAACCTATTAGGTTATCGTCATTATGCGGATGACGTCGTGGATCGCTTTGTAGAACGCTCCGTGAAAAATGGGATGTCCGTTTTCCGTGTCTTCGATGCCATGAACGACCCGCGTAATATGAAACAAGCCTTGCAAGCCGTAAAACGTAACGGTGGACATGCCCAAGGGACATTAAGTTATACCACTAGCCCAGTACATAACTTAGAAACCTGGTTGGAGATTACTGAGCAATTATTAGAAATCGGTGTCGATTCCGTGGTGATTAAAGATATGTCCGGGATTCTAACCCCAGTAGAAGCTTACAAATTAGTCAGTGAAATTAAAAAACGCTACGATGTTCAACTCCATTTACATTGCCACGCCACGACGGGAATGGCAGAAATGGCGTTATTAAAAGCTGTAGAAGCGGGTATTGATGGCATTGACACCTCAATTTCCTCTATGAGTGGCACTTATGGTCACCCGTCAACTGAAGCCTTAGTCGCGACTTTACAAGGTACACAATATGACACCGGCTTAGATATCCATAAATTAGAACATATTGCTGCCTACTTCCGCGAAGTACGTAAAAAATACGCTAAATTTGAAGGTCAATTACGTGGTTCAGATAGCCGTATCTTAGTTGCACAAGTACCAGGTGGGATGTTGACGAACCTTGAAAGCCAGCTCAAACAACAAAATGCGTCGGATAAATTAGATGAGGTATTGAAAGAAATTCCACGTGTGCGTGAAGATTTAGGCTTTATTCCATTAGTTACGCCTACCTCACAAATTGTCGGTACACAGGCCGTGATTAACGTGTTAATGGGTGAGCGTTATAAAACCATTGCTAAAGAAACAGCGGGTATTTTGAAAGGTGAGTACGGTCGTACACCTGCCCCGGTCAATGCTGAATTACAAGCCAAAGTGTTAGACGGTGGGCAACCTATCACTGATCGTCCAGCCGATCATATTGCACCAGAAATGGAAAAATTAGCCACAGAAATCAAACAACAAGCCAAAGAAAAAGGCATTAAACTGGCTGAAAATGAAATTGATGATGTATTGATTGTGGCGTTATTCCCACAAATCGGTTGGAAATTCTTGGAAAATCGTGGCAACCCAGATGCCTTTGAACCTGCACCAACCTTAGAAACCGCAAAACCGGCAGAAAAACCAGCTGCACCTGTGGCGAAAACACCAGTTTCAGGACCTGCCGTTTACACCGTGGAATTAGAAGGCAAATCCTTTGTAGTGAAAGTCACAGACGGGGGAGAAGTCGGTGAGATTGCCCCTGCAGCACAAACAGCGCCACAACCTGCCCCGGCATCTACGAGTGGAACACCTGTCAGCGCCCCAATGTCTGGCAATATCTGGAAAGTGGTAGCAAAAGAAGGGCAAAAAGTGGCAGAAGGGGATGTGTTACTCATTTTAGAAGCCATGAAAATGGAAACTGAAATTCGTGCAAGCCAAGCAGGTACCGTACAAAGTATTCATGTAAAAGCCGGCGATACTGTTGCCGTTGGCGATACCTTAATGACATTAAGCTAA
- a CDS encoding sodium ion-translocating decarboxylase subunit beta, which yields MESILSLLRGMGIMHLELGQALMMLISLVLLWLAIARKFEPLLLLPIGFGGLLSNIPEAGLAMSALESLLHQGSAEQIAIIAAKLNTVADPVAIKEALANAVPSVQNQLEVMAGDMGYNAGVLALFYKVAIGYGVAPLIIFMGVGAMTDFGPLLANPRTLLLGAAAQFGIFATIIGALLLNWTGIISFTLPQAAAIGIIGGADGPTAIYLSSKLAPELLGAIAVAAYSYMALVPLIQPPIMRALTTQAERKIKMVQLRNVSNREKILFPIVLVTLVALLLPDAAPLLGMFCFGNLLRTSGVVERLNDTAQNALINIVTIFLGLAVGSKLVADKFLQPQTLGILLLGVVAFCIGTASGVIMAKFMNKICKHPINPLIGAAGVSAVPMAARVANKVGLEEDHQNFLLMHAMGPNVAGVIGSAIAAGVMLKYVSALM from the coding sequence ATGGAAAGTATTTTGTCATTATTAAGAGGAATGGGCATCATGCATCTGGAGTTGGGTCAAGCTCTCATGATGCTAATAAGCCTTGTCCTCTTGTGGCTTGCCATCGCCAGAAAATTTGAGCCTTTGCTCCTTCTCCCCATTGGATTTGGTGGATTATTATCCAACATTCCAGAAGCAGGGCTAGCGATGAGTGCCTTAGAAAGCCTACTACATCAAGGCAGTGCTGAACAAATTGCGATCATCGCCGCGAAGCTCAATACGGTCGCGGATCCTGTTGCAATTAAAGAGGCTTTAGCCAATGCCGTCCCTTCTGTACAAAATCAGCTTGAGGTGATGGCGGGGGATATGGGCTACAATGCGGGAGTCTTGGCACTGTTTTATAAAGTAGCCATTGGCTACGGCGTTGCACCACTTATCATCTTTATGGGCGTAGGAGCCATGACCGACTTTGGTCCATTGCTGGCGAATCCACGAACCTTGTTGTTGGGAGCTGCCGCACAGTTTGGTATTTTTGCGACGATTATTGGCGCCTTACTCCTCAACTGGACAGGCATTATTAGTTTTACCCTGCCACAAGCGGCTGCTATCGGTATTATTGGTGGCGCCGACGGTCCAACAGCGATTTATCTCTCCAGTAAATTAGCGCCAGAGTTATTGGGGGCGATTGCTGTTGCCGCGTATTCTTACATGGCGCTCGTGCCTTTAATTCAGCCACCAATTATGCGTGCTCTCACCACCCAAGCAGAACGAAAAATTAAAATGGTTCAACTGCGCAATGTCAGTAATCGTGAGAAAATTTTATTCCCTATCGTGTTAGTCACTTTAGTCGCCTTGCTTTTACCAGATGCCGCACCTTTATTAGGGATGTTCTGTTTTGGTAACTTACTGCGTACCAGTGGTGTAGTAGAACGCCTCAATGATACAGCACAAAATGCTTTGATCAATATTGTGACCATTTTCTTAGGTTTAGCAGTGGGATCTAAATTGGTCGCGGATAAATTCTTGCAACCGCAAACCTTAGGGATTTTATTGCTTGGTGTGGTCGCCTTCTGTATTGGTACTGCCAGTGGGGTCATCATGGCGAAATTTATGAATAAAATTTGTAAACACCCAATTAACCCACTGATTGGTGCTGCAGGGGTATCGGCTGTGCCTATGGCTGCACGTGTTGCCAATAAAGTCGGATTAGAAGAAGATCACCAAAACTTCTTATTGATGCATGCAATGGGACCTAACGTGGCAGGTGTGATTGGTTCTGCCATTGCCGCAGGTGTGATGTTGAAATACGTCTCTGCGCTCATGTAA
- the lysA gene encoding diaminopimelate decarboxylase, producing MDYFQYQQAQLMAEQVPVKHIAQQYGTPLYIYSRATLERHWHAFNNALGDHPHLICFAVKSNPNIAILNIMARLGSGFDIVSQGELERVLAAGGEPSKIVFSGVAKTETEIARALEVGIRCFNVESVAELYRINQVAGEMGKTAPISLRVNPDVDARTHPYISTGLKENKFGISVAEARNVYQLANQLPHIQITGMDCHIGSQLTELQPFLDATDRLIVLMEQLKQDGIQLKHLDLGGGLGVPYTNENPPHPSEYASALLDKLKAYHELEIILEPGRAITANAGILVTKVEYLKHNEDRHFAIVDAGMNDMIRPALYQAYMNIIEVDRTLTRDKAVYDVVGPICETSDFLGKQRELAIAAGDYLAQRSAGAYGASMSSNYNSRSRTAEVMVDGDQVHLIRRRETLEELWALERLLP from the coding sequence ATGGATTATTTTCAATATCAACAAGCACAACTGATGGCAGAACAAGTGCCGGTAAAACACATTGCACAGCAATATGGTACCCCTTTGTATATTTATTCTCGTGCCACGTTAGAACGTCATTGGCATGCCTTTAATAACGCACTTGGCGATCATCCGCATTTGATTTGCTTTGCGGTGAAATCCAATCCTAACATCGCGATTTTGAATATTATGGCGCGGTTAGGTTCAGGTTTTGATATTGTGTCCCAAGGTGAATTGGAACGTGTCCTAGCGGCGGGTGGCGAGCCGAGTAAAATAGTGTTTTCTGGTGTGGCGAAAACAGAAACAGAAATTGCTCGTGCATTAGAGGTGGGCATACGCTGTTTTAATGTGGAATCGGTTGCTGAGTTGTATCGAATTAATCAGGTGGCGGGTGAAATGGGGAAAACTGCGCCTATTTCATTGCGCGTTAATCCTGATGTGGATGCGCGCACGCATCCTTATATTTCAACCGGTTTAAAAGAAAATAAATTTGGTATTAGTGTGGCGGAAGCCCGTAACGTTTATCAATTAGCAAATCAATTACCTCATATTCAAATCACAGGTATGGATTGCCATATTGGGTCACAATTGACTGAATTACAACCTTTCTTAGATGCCACAGATCGTCTAATTGTGTTAATGGAACAGTTGAAACAAGATGGTATTCAGCTTAAACATTTAGATTTAGGTGGTGGTTTGGGCGTACCTTATACTAATGAAAACCCACCGCATCCGAGTGAATATGCCAGTGCATTGTTAGATAAATTAAAAGCCTATCATGAACTTGAGATTATTCTTGAGCCGGGTCGTGCAATCACCGCGAATGCAGGGATTTTGGTCACTAAAGTGGAATATCTCAAACATAATGAAGATCGCCATTTTGCGATTGTTGACGCGGGGATGAATGATATGATTCGCCCAGCATTGTATCAGGCGTATATGAATATTATTGAAGTTGATCGTACGTTAACACGTGATAAAGCGGTTTATGACGTTGTAGGACCAATTTGTGAAACCTCGGATTTTCTCGGCAAACAACGGGAATTGGCGATTGCGGCTGGTGATTATTTGGCACAACGTTCCGCAGGGGCTTATGGCGCCAGTATGTCCTCCAACTATAATTCACGTTCGCGTACCGCGGAAGTGATGGTGGATGGAGATCAAGTGCATTTAATCCGCCGCCGTGAAACACTGGAAGAACTGTGGGCATTGGAACGACTCTTGCCATAA
- the lptM gene encoding LPS translocon maturation chaperone LptM yields the protein MKKWVSIFLLGMVCALSVACGVKGPLYFPENETVQKTQ from the coding sequence ATGAAAAAATGGGTTTCAATTTTCTTATTAGGGATGGTTTGTGCCTTAAGTGTGGCTTGTGGTGTGAAAGGTCCTTTGTATTTCCCTGAAAATGAGACAGTACAAAAAACACAATAA
- the cyaY gene encoding iron donor protein CyaY, with amino-acid sequence MNVTEFHQNIEQVWAKIEEQLEAQDCDVDCDTQGSVFSITFQDRSQVVINKQEPLLELWLASRVGGFHFRYQNNNWTSNDGKDFWACLEEACAAHGEIVHFS; translated from the coding sequence ATGAACGTAACAGAATTTCATCAAAATATTGAACAGGTATGGGCAAAAATCGAAGAACAATTAGAAGCACAAGACTGTGATGTGGATTGTGATACACAAGGTTCGGTATTCAGCATTACCTTTCAAGATCGTAGCCAAGTGGTGATCAACAAACAAGAACCTTTATTAGAATTATGGTTAGCAAGCCGTGTGGGTGGTTTCCATTTTCGTTATCAAAATAACAATTGGACAAGCAATGATGGAAAAGACTTTTGGGCGTGTTTAGAAGAAGCTTGTGCCGCTCATGGTGAAATCGTTCACTTTAGTTAA
- the pldA gene encoding phospholipase A, which yields MYKAKGINLYKKCLILAVLGVFVSHGTQANESDARPYKSKAEVLLTKSDAFIGLLGYEENYLLGTYSNRHFLKREKTQKDEIKFKISLALPLWRGILGNNSVLAASYTQKSWFQLSNVDDSSPFRETNYEPQLFLAWKTQYSLPFGWTLQDVETGINHQSNGRDDAEKLSRSWNRLYVRASAIKQNWTVEIKPWWRIPEKAKNDDNPDITKYRGHFDIALGYYYRDHQFKLSGHYNPISNKGGLEASYSYPITKNIRFYTQYYNGYGESLIDYQQRIQRIGIGISLNNVF from the coding sequence ATGTACAAAGCAAAAGGAATTAACCTGTACAAAAAATGCCTTATCTTAGCAGTGTTAGGCGTCTTTGTTAGCCATGGTACACAGGCAAATGAAAGTGACGCGCGTCCCTATAAAAGTAAAGCAGAAGTCTTATTAACTAAATCTGATGCCTTCATCGGCTTACTTGGCTACGAAGAAAACTATCTGTTGGGGACCTATTCAAACAGGCATTTTCTTAAACGCGAAAAAACGCAAAAAGATGAGATTAAGTTCAAAATTAGCTTAGCACTTCCCCTTTGGCGGGGTATTTTGGGCAATAACTCCGTATTAGCCGCCTCTTATACACAAAAGTCCTGGTTTCAGCTAAGTAATGTTGATGATTCTTCTCCTTTCCGCGAAACCAATTACGAACCTCAGCTATTTTTGGCTTGGAAAACGCAATATTCCTTACCTTTTGGCTGGACATTACAGGATGTGGAAACCGGGATAAATCATCAATCCAATGGGCGCGATGATGCGGAAAAACTCTCTCGCAGTTGGAATCGCCTCTATGTGCGTGCCTCTGCCATAAAACAGAATTGGACAGTTGAAATCAAACCTTGGTGGCGTATTCCTGAGAAAGCCAAAAATGATGATAACCCAGACATCACTAAATACCGCGGTCATTTTGATATAGCGTTGGGGTACTACTATCGCGATCATCAATTTAAACTTTCAGGTCACTATAATCCGATCTCAAACAAAGGGGGATTAGAGGCAAGTTATAGTTACCCAATCACAAAAAACATTCGTTTCTACACTCAATACTATAATGGCTATGGTGAATCCTTAATTGATTATCAACAACGTATCCAACGTATTGGTATCGGCATTTCCTTGAACAATGTTTTCTAG
- the recQ gene encoding DNA helicase RecQ → MFSSSLLSKDNKSAVDFHEIPLKQTALDMLHAVFGYQSFRKGQEEVIDATLMGKDSLVIMATGNGKSLCYQIPALCFEGLTLVISPLISLMKDQVDQLLANGIEADYLNSSQTFTEQQQVQNKLMSGTLKLLYVSPEKVMTTSFFHLISHCKVSFVAIDEAHCISQWGHDFRPEYTQLGGLKSCFPHAPIMALTATADHATRQDILRHLNLQSPHVYIGSFDRPNIRYTLVEKFKPMEQLCRFVLGQKGKSGIIYCNSRSKVERIAESLRNKGVSAQAYHAGLETAQREQVQRAFQRDNVQVVVATIAFGMGINKSNVRFVVHFDLPRSIESYYQETGRAGRDDLPAEAVLFYEPADYAWLHKILLEKPESPQRQIEALKLQAIGEFAESQTCRRLVLLNYFGEHQQKPCQNCDICLDPPKQYDGLIDAQKVMSTIYRIGQRFGVHYVIAVLRGLSNQKIKDNQHEQLSVYGIGKDKSKEHWQSVIRQLIHLGFIKQVFDHFNATLQLTENAKPILRGEQPLSLAMPRISSLTSVVAPQRYAMAQYDKDLFARLRFLRKQIADKENIPAYIVFNDATLQEMAQYQPTTKAEMLAINGVGATKFERFAQPFMQIIQQHKKVLTQHEPPLSLES, encoded by the coding sequence ATGTTTTCTAGTTCTCTCCTCTCAAAAGACAATAAAAGTGCGGTGGATTTTCACGAAATTCCGTTAAAACAGACCGCACTTGACATGTTGCATGCTGTTTTCGGTTACCAAAGTTTCCGTAAAGGGCAAGAGGAAGTCATTGATGCGACGTTAATGGGCAAAGATAGCCTAGTGATTATGGCGACGGGGAATGGCAAATCCTTATGCTACCAAATTCCAGCCCTCTGTTTTGAGGGGCTTACCTTGGTCATATCACCACTGATCTCGTTAATGAAAGATCAAGTGGACCAGCTGCTTGCGAATGGAATTGAAGCCGATTATCTCAACTCTAGCCAAACCTTTACTGAGCAACAACAAGTACAAAATAAACTGATGTCTGGCACCTTAAAATTACTTTATGTGTCGCCAGAAAAAGTGATGACCACCAGCTTTTTCCATTTGATCTCACACTGCAAAGTGAGTTTTGTGGCCATTGATGAGGCTCATTGTATTTCACAATGGGGGCATGATTTCCGTCCAGAATATACCCAACTTGGTGGCTTAAAAAGCTGTTTTCCACACGCCCCCATAATGGCGCTCACGGCGACTGCCGATCATGCCACACGGCAAGATATTTTACGCCACTTAAACTTACAATCCCCGCATGTGTATATTGGCAGTTTTGATCGCCCGAATATCCGCTATACTTTAGTGGAAAAATTTAAACCCATGGAGCAACTTTGTCGTTTTGTTTTGGGGCAAAAAGGCAAAAGTGGCATTATCTACTGTAATAGCCGTAGCAAAGTAGAACGTATTGCAGAAAGTTTGCGTAATAAAGGGGTGTCCGCACAAGCCTACCATGCAGGGCTAGAAACTGCACAACGTGAGCAAGTTCAACGCGCCTTTCAACGCGATAATGTCCAAGTTGTAGTTGCGACTATCGCATTTGGTATGGGGATTAATAAATCCAATGTGCGCTTTGTTGTGCATTTTGATTTGCCACGCAGTATTGAGTCTTACTATCAAGAAACAGGACGAGCGGGACGTGATGATTTGCCTGCGGAAGCGGTTTTATTTTATGAACCTGCAGATTACGCTTGGCTACATAAAATCCTATTAGAGAAACCCGAATCACCGCAGCGCCAAATCGAAGCATTGAAATTACAAGCGATTGGCGAATTTGCCGAAAGTCAAACCTGCCGACGTTTAGTCTTACTCAATTATTTTGGTGAACACCAACAAAAACCTTGTCAGAACTGTGATATTTGCCTTGATCCACCTAAACAATATGATGGCTTAATTGATGCACAAAAAGTCATGTCAACCATTTACCGCATTGGTCAGCGTTTTGGTGTGCACTATGTGATTGCCGTCCTACGGGGTTTAAGTAATCAAAAAATCAAAGACAATCAACACGAGCAATTAAGCGTTTATGGCATTGGTAAAGACAAAAGCAAAGAACATTGGCAATCTGTTATCCGTCAACTCATTCATTTAGGTTTTATCAAACAAGTGTTTGATCATTTTAATGCCACGTTGCAATTAACCGAAAATGCCAAACCGATTTTACGCGGTGAGCAACCTTTATCCCTTGCGATGCCACGTATTTCATCACTTACCTCCGTGGTAGCGCCTCAACGCTACGCCATGGCACAATATGACAAAGACTTATTTGCTCGACTCCGCTTCTTACGTAAACAAATCGCAGACAAGGAAAATATCCCTGCTTATATTGTATTTAATGATGCGACCTTACAAGAAATGGCACAATATCAACCCACCACCAAAGCGGAAATGTTAGCAATCAATGGGGTAGGGGCGACTAAGTTTGAACGCTTTGCGCAACCCTTTATGCAGATTATTCAACAACATAAAAAAGTCCTCACACAACATGAGCCGCCACTCTCTTTAGAGTCATGA
- a CDS encoding TonB-dependent receptor — MISRGCKVNKFFAVLMMCCIPQVVWANTEKKQIVFLDEISVESKGAAFRSDPLSGLPKQNDILVSKQKLKTGSSTLGNALAGELSVHSNQFGGGSSAPVVRGQEGVRLKILQNGSDVIDMSQLSPDHAIGVDTLLAEQVEIVRGASTLLYANASPAGVINVVDKRIPTQLPQKGYEVDFNTRYNTNSHEKLVTAALTFGLGKHIALRVEELLRGSNNYHVPAFKLDKTLNYVPDTQNKTKSGNYGVAFIGERGYVGFAYNLRREKYGLPGHNHKLDSCAAHIWGGNVRNDYYLGLYPHLMHDTDLVNTHFHCGSNHDMDGKHSHDHPYGHDHDHSIAGPLIDSYAKRYDIRAEVKQPMKAIEKIKLSYSETRYKHDEKDGNIAVNLFKNNGYNLRVEIFHTPIAGLSGVIGAQYQTQTSSANIPRIAPCSNNASDPCHKKKQRDPSKITKGDRKSWALIENTQSQMSFFAIEQLRWQDFLFEIGVRTEKQRIDIEYDRAWLFKVKRKLEGCDPNSFFYSPSGCRQGSYPAPDFASYHDRATSYSGAISWNMTPDYTLSLTYSHNERHPTPMELYYHGKHLATVSFEHGNRNLKKEVSDNWEVGLAYLGDKLSYKVNVYYNDFKNRIFNQTLNKSGNLSLNRYNQSKAKYYGVEGRIDYALTPELHMGLFGDYVRGKLYDLPPTYRVDHVVNSLEPVPQPDQDAPRVPPMRLGFRVNMEMTESLTSSLEYTYVYQQKKVAPLENQTAAYSLLNIGVDYSRQIAGVNYQLFVQANNVLNRKVYSHTSFLPFVPQMGRNVTLGLNIHF, encoded by the coding sequence ATGATTTCAAGAGGTTGTAAAGTAAATAAATTTTTTGCTGTTTTGATGATGTGTTGCATTCCGCAAGTAGTTTGGGCAAATACAGAAAAGAAGCAAATTGTTTTTTTAGATGAAATTAGTGTGGAGTCGAAAGGTGCTGCTTTTCGTAGCGATCCCCTTTCCGGCTTACCAAAACAAAATGACATTTTAGTCAGTAAGCAAAAATTAAAAACAGGATCCAGTACATTAGGTAATGCGTTAGCGGGTGAACTCAGTGTACATAGTAATCAATTTGGTGGTGGATCCAGTGCACCTGTCGTTCGAGGACAGGAAGGCGTGCGTTTAAAAATCTTACAAAATGGTTCTGATGTCATTGATATGTCTCAACTTTCTCCTGACCATGCGATTGGTGTCGATACGTTATTGGCAGAGCAAGTCGAAATTGTACGTGGTGCCTCAACATTGTTATATGCCAATGCGTCACCTGCTGGTGTGATTAATGTAGTAGATAAACGCATTCCAACACAGCTTCCTCAAAAGGGCTATGAAGTGGATTTCAACACGCGTTATAACACGAATAGTCATGAAAAATTGGTAACGGCTGCACTGACTTTCGGGTTAGGTAAGCACATTGCTTTACGGGTAGAAGAACTGTTACGTGGCTCAAATAATTACCATGTGCCAGCATTTAAGCTAGACAAAACATTAAATTATGTCCCCGATACTCAAAATAAAACGAAGTCAGGTAACTATGGTGTGGCTTTTATCGGTGAGCGAGGTTATGTCGGTTTTGCCTACAATCTTCGTCGTGAGAAATATGGGTTACCGGGACATAACCATAAGCTAGATAGTTGTGCTGCGCATATTTGGGGTGGCAATGTACGTAATGACTATTATTTAGGGCTTTATCCTCATTTAATGCATGATACGGATCTAGTAAATACGCATTTCCATTGTGGATCAAATCATGACATGGATGGAAAACACAGTCATGATCATCCGTACGGTCACGATCATGACCATTCTATTGCCGGTCCATTGATTGATTCTTATGCTAAACGTTATGACATACGTGCTGAAGTCAAACAGCCGATGAAAGCGATTGAGAAAATCAAACTCAGTTATTCGGAAACCCGTTATAAACACGATGAAAAAGATGGCAATATCGCCGTGAATTTATTTAAAAATAACGGATATAACCTGCGCGTAGAAATTTTCCATACGCCCATAGCGGGGTTGAGTGGCGTTATAGGGGCGCAGTATCAAACACAAACCAGCAGTGCGAATATTCCGCGTATTGCACCATGCTCAAATAATGCAAGCGATCCTTGTCATAAGAAAAAGCAACGCGATCCGTCCAAAATCACTAAGGGTGATCGTAAGTCATGGGCATTGATTGAAAATACTCAATCACAAATGAGTTTTTTTGCTATAGAACAATTGCGTTGGCAAGATTTTTTATTTGAAATTGGTGTACGTACGGAAAAACAACGCATTGATATTGAATATGATCGCGCTTGGCTGTTTAAAGTAAAGCGAAAGCTAGAAGGCTGTGATCCGAATTCGTTCTTTTATAGCCCATCAGGATGTCGTCAAGGCAGTTATCCAGCACCTGATTTTGCCTCTTATCATGATCGCGCGACCTCTTATTCTGGTGCTATCAGTTGGAATATGACGCCTGACTACACCCTTTCTTTGACTTACTCACATAACGAACGTCACCCAACACCGATGGAATTGTATTACCACGGCAAACATTTAGCGACGGTGTCATTTGAACATGGCAATCGTAATCTGAAAAAAGAAGTTTCTGATAACTGGGAAGTCGGTCTTGCGTATCTTGGTGACAAGCTAAGTTATAAAGTGAATGTATATTACAATGATTTTAAAAATCGGATTTTTAATCAAACATTGAACAAATCCGGTAATTTATCTTTGAATCGTTATAATCAATCCAAAGCGAAATATTATGGTGTGGAAGGGCGTATTGACTATGCGTTGACACCTGAACTGCACATGGGACTTTTTGGTGATTATGTGCGTGGAAAACTGTATGATTTACCGCCAACGTACCGTGTCGATCATGTGGTGAATAGCTTAGAACCCGTTCCTCAACCTGATCAAGACGCACCACGTGTCCCGCCAATGCGTTTAGGCTTTCGTGTGAATATGGAGATGACTGAGAGTTTAACAAGTTCACTCGAATACACTTACGTTTATCAACAAAAGAAAGTAGCGCCGTTAGAAAATCAAACGGCTGCATATAGTTTATTAAATATCGGAGTGGATTATTCACGCCAAATAGCTGGGGTAAATTATCAATTATTTGTTCAAGCAAATAATGTGTTAAACCGTAAAGTTTATTCTCATACTTCTTTTTTACCCTTTGTACCGCAGATGGGGCGTAATGTGACTTTAGGATTAAACATCCATTTCTAA
- a CDS encoding shikimate 5-dehydrogenase, whose protein sequence is MINKETQLCISLAGKPGNFGTAFHNYLYQKLGLNYIYKAFTTSDIEHAVKGVRALGIRGCAVSMPFKESCMPFLDEISASAKAIESVNTIVNEDGYLKAYNTDYIAISKLIQQYQLDKHHRVIVQGSGGMAKAVVAAFKNAGFHNLSVYARNATTGQYLANLYGYQYINHLEGNEASILVNATPIGMSGGEENTLAFPESLIEQASSIFDVVALPAETPLIQYAKQQNKQTISGAEVIVLQAVEQFELYTHQRPSETLIAEAAEFARSIR, encoded by the coding sequence ATGATTAATAAAGAAACGCAGCTTTGTATTTCACTGGCGGGTAAACCGGGTAATTTTGGCACGGCGTTCCATAATTACTTATATCAAAAGCTAGGGCTAAACTATATTTATAAGGCATTTACCACCTCCGATATTGAACATGCCGTAAAAGGTGTGCGTGCGCTCGGGATTCGGGGTTGTGCGGTATCCATGCCCTTTAAAGAAAGTTGTATGCCGTTTCTCGATGAAATATCGGCATCAGCCAAAGCCATTGAGTCGGTGAATACGATAGTGAATGAAGATGGCTATTTAAAAGCCTATAACACCGATTACATTGCGATCAGCAAATTGATTCAACAGTATCAACTTGATAAACATCACAGGGTGATTGTGCAGGGGAGTGGTGGTATGGCGAAAGCCGTTGTTGCAGCATTTAAAAATGCGGGCTTTCACAATTTGAGTGTGTATGCACGTAATGCAACCACAGGACAGTATTTAGCGAATTTATATGGATATCAATATATCAATCATTTAGAAGGCAATGAAGCATCGATTTTAGTGAATGCAACCCCGATTGGGATGTCTGGTGGAGAGGAAAATACGCTCGCTTTCCCTGAAAGTCTGATTGAGCAAGCCAGCAGCATATTTGATGTTGTTGCTTTGCCCGCAGAAACACCATTAATTCAATATGCGAAACAGCAAAATAAGCAGACCATTTCAGGTGCGGAAGTGATTGTCTTGCAAGCGGTCGAACAATTCGAACTCTACACGCATCAACGACCAAGTGAAACTTTGATTGCCGAAGCCGCTGAGTTTGCGCGTTCAATCCGTTAA